A single Betaproteobacteria bacterium DNA region contains:
- a CDS encoding ABC transporter ATP-binding protein, whose amino-acid sequence MLQVDHLKVHYGGIAAVKGVSFEVGRGEMVCLIGANGAGKTTTLKAIAGMLKPAGGTVRYDGADITGALSHTLVTRGLALVPEGRGVFARLTVEENLGMGAYTRNEAGAVKQDLEHAYALFPRLKERKTQLAGTLSGGEQQMLAIARALMSKPKLLVLDEPSMGLAPLMVQKIFETIRKVRDEGVTVLLVEQNAKLALEVSQRGYVMESGEVTLTGDAKELLENPEVRKAYLGE is encoded by the coding sequence ATGCTTCAAGTGGATCACCTCAAGGTTCACTACGGCGGCATCGCGGCGGTCAAGGGCGTGAGCTTCGAGGTGGGCCGCGGCGAGATGGTGTGCCTTATCGGTGCTAATGGCGCGGGGAAAACCACGACGCTCAAGGCCATCGCCGGCATGCTCAAACCCGCGGGAGGAACCGTGCGCTATGACGGGGCGGATATCACCGGAGCGCTTTCCCACACGCTGGTCACACGCGGACTAGCGCTGGTACCCGAGGGGCGCGGCGTGTTCGCGCGTCTCACCGTGGAAGAAAACCTTGGCATGGGCGCCTACACGCGCAACGAGGCGGGCGCGGTCAAACAGGATTTGGAGCATGCCTACGCCTTGTTTCCGCGCTTGAAGGAACGTAAGACGCAATTAGCCGGCACGCTTTCCGGTGGTGAGCAGCAAATGCTTGCCATCGCGCGCGCCCTCATGAGCAAACCGAAGCTGTTGGTCTTGGATGAGCCCAGCATGGGCTTGGCACCCCTCATGGTGCAAAAGATTTTCGAAACCATCCGCAAAGTGAGAGACGAAGGCGTCACCGTGCTGCTGGTGGAGCAAAACGCCAAGCTCGCTCTGGAGGTGAGCCAGCGTGGCTATGTGATGGAAAGCGGGGAGGTGACTCTCACGGGGGACGCCAAGGAGTTGCTCGAGAACCCGGAAGTGCGTAAAGCGTATTTGGGAGAGTAA
- a CDS encoding oxygen-dependent coproporphyrinogen oxidase — MNTEAVRCFLLELQQNIVKKLEELDGKQFRRDGWERTEGGGGLSCLLEEGNLFERAGVSFSHVLGAALPPSASASRPELAGRGFQAMGVSLVLHPRNPYVPTAHMNVRHFLAEKAGADPVWWFGGGMDLTPYYAFAEDAVHFHRTCKAALDPFGEHYHPRFKKWCDEYLYLKHRKEPRGIGGIFFDDLADQDFGFSFALMSNVGKNFLTGYAPIVACRRDIAYGERERDFQAYRRGRYVEFNLVFDRGTLFGLQSQGRTESILMSLPPIVKWRYDWHPEPGSAEARLYTDFLVARDWVS; from the coding sequence GTGAACACCGAAGCCGTACGCTGCTTTCTCCTGGAACTCCAGCAGAATATCGTTAAGAAACTGGAAGAACTCGATGGCAAGCAGTTTCGCCGCGACGGATGGGAGCGTACGGAGGGCGGCGGTGGATTAAGCTGCCTGCTGGAAGAAGGCAATCTATTCGAACGCGCGGGGGTTTCCTTCTCCCATGTATTGGGCGCGGCACTGCCGCCATCCGCCTCGGCATCGCGGCCAGAACTGGCCGGGCGCGGATTTCAGGCCATGGGCGTTTCCCTTGTGTTGCACCCGCGCAATCCTTACGTGCCCACCGCGCACATGAACGTGCGCCACTTCTTGGCGGAAAAAGCAGGCGCGGACCCAGTGTGGTGGTTCGGCGGGGGCATGGATTTAACGCCTTACTACGCCTTCGCGGAAGACGCCGTTCATTTCCATCGCACCTGCAAGGCGGCGCTTGATCCCTTCGGCGAGCACTATCATCCGCGCTTCAAGAAATGGTGCGACGAATATTTATATCTGAAACATCGTAAGGAACCGCGCGGCATCGGCGGCATTTTTTTCGACGATCTAGCCGACCAGGATTTCGGCTTCTCCTTCGCGCTGATGAGTAACGTGGGGAAAAATTTCCTAACAGGCTATGCACCCATCGTTGCATGCCGCCGCGATATTGCCTATGGCGAGCGTGAGCGCGACTTTCAAGCCTACAGGCGCGGGCGCTACGTGGAGTTCAATCTCGTCTTCGACCGCGGCACCTTGTTTGGCCTGCAATCTCAAGGGCGCACGGAGTCCATACTCATGTCGCTGCCGCCCATCGTGAAGTGGCGCTACGATTGGCACCCCGAACCTGGGAGTGCCGAAGCTCGGCTTTACACGGACTTTCTCGTGGCCCGGGACTGGGTTTCGTGA